A genomic region of Sander lucioperca isolate FBNREF2018 chromosome 6, SLUC_FBN_1.2, whole genome shotgun sequence contains the following coding sequences:
- the os9 gene encoding protein OS-9 isoform X1: protein MAASLVRWLERLYAFLLICPLCIPAFLNLEELNEMKYGIQILPDPVMLGQTKTEEVMMVSSKYKQLYECRLPAQAVRFHQDPASEPDSQGYTGPDIPDLLSPMHNAQCLVKTKDWWTYEFCHGQHIRQYHLEDTEIKGDILFLGYYESEFDWSNETAKASKQHRLKRYHSQTYVNGSKCDLNGNPRETEVRFVCEEGSGDYIVRVDEPQSCRYVLTIHTSRTCQHPFLRPPSTAKPQGIVCQPALSAQQYMDYVKAQVSDTKRKVEQISEELRSLDEMLAGNEGTDGAVEVTAEETSPAPSDDPNQSDTKDTAEVFEGAGSEEAEDSDFWEGVTKPRSSKTTASQQENQEADGGYNSLTDNEAIDDGDEVEKFNFKIITDPADLMKFVQHLKESNRKKAQNQAKSQGEKPADDRVTEKLGEEDEDERLLQEFEDEMADLSVPSDKIDDIKEEMQKEFDNIINEAQQELETEGLKGEFDRTQATQTLETTLDKLLDHLEEKDVQDPEQQTAGVQRASDPTRGSPSLAPKQPDQATDDHVKIKITKYKTGSSPDGEVKVQEMGEGDPQWQHIKDVVKEQLEKAGLKAEGKIEVKILTRKNAEEAGDQWLTEEDTKSFRELLINLLTGGTEEVYKEQKRQQDLENNYRFVWGESQEESQSSSASDSDDVDI, encoded by the exons ATGGCTGCTTCCTTAGTACGGTGGCTAGAAAGATTGTACGCTTTCTTGTTGATATGCCCCCTCTGTATTCCAGCCTTCTTGAATTTAGAGGAGCTGAATGAGATGAAATATGGAATTCAAATTCTCCCAGATCCCGTTATGTTGGGCCAG acaaagacagaggaggTTATGATGGTGTCCAGTAAGTACAAGCAGCTGTATGAGTGTCGACTTCCAGCCCAGGCCGTCCGGTTTCATCAGGACCCTGCCTCTGAGCCTGACTCACAAGGGTACACCGGGCCTGACATCCCAGACCTACTCAGTCCAATGCACAATGCTCAGTGTTTAGTGAAG ACGAAGGACTGGTGGACATATGAGTTCTGCCACGGTCAGCATATCAGACAGTACCACCTTGAAG ACACAGAAATCAAAGGAGACATTCTCTTCCTAGGTTATTATGAATCTGAATTTGATTGGAGCAATGAAACAGCAAAG GCCTCCAAACAGCACAGGCTAAAGCGCTACCACAGTCAGACCTATGTAAATGGCTCAAAGTGTGACCTAAATGGAAATCCCAGAGAGACTGAAGTCCGG TTTGTGTGTGAAGAAGGCTCCGGTGACTACATCGTCCGAGTGGATGAGCCTCAGTCGTGCCGCTATGTGCTGACAATTCACACCAGTCGCACCTGCCAGCATCCATTCCTGCGGCCACCATCCACTGCCAAGCCCCAGGGTATTGTGTGCCAGCCAGCACTAAGTGCCCAACAGTACATGGATTACGTCAAGGCTCAAGTCT CGGATACAAAGCGTAAAGTAGAGCAGATCTCAGAGGAGCTGAGGAGTCTTGATGAGATGTTGGCTGGTAATGAAGGGACAGATGGAGCAGTGGAAGTAACAGCAGAAGAGACATCACCTGCACCCAGTGATGACCCGAACCAGTCAGACACAAaag aTACTGCTGAAGTATTTGAGGGTGCCGGgtcagaggaggcagaagaTTCTGACTTCTGGGAGGGAGTTACAAAGCCAAGGAGTTCAAAAACAACTGCTTCTCAACAGGAGAATCAG GAAGCAGATGGTGGCTATAACTCACTTACAGACAATGAAGCCATAGATGATGGTGACGAAG TTGAAAAATTCAACTTTAAAATCATCACTGACCCAGCAGACCTGATGAAATTTGTCCAACATCTCAAAGAGAGTAACAGGAAG AAAGCACAAAACCAAGCCAAAAGTCAAGGAGAGAAACCGGCAGACGACAGGGTAACGGAGAAGCTCGGcgaggaagatgaagatgagCGCCTGCTACAGGAGTTTGAGGATGAGATGGCCGACCTCTCAGTGCCCTCTGATAAGATTGACGACATAAAGGAGGAAATGCAGAAAGAGTTTGACAACATCATAAATGAG GCCCAGCAGGAATTGGAGACAGAAGGTCTGAAAGGGGAGTTTGATCGCACTCAAGCAACACAGACACTGGAGACAACGCTGGACAAGCTCCTTGATCATTTGGAGGAGAAAGACGTCCAGGACCCAgagcagcaaacagcaggagTTCAAAGAGCCAGTGACCCCACCAGGGGGAGCCCCAGCCTGGCTCCCAAGCAGCCAG ACCAAGCGACTGACGACCATGTTAAGATCAAAATTACTAAGTATAAGACGGGCAGCAGCCCTGATGGGGAGGTCAAAGTTCAGGAGATGGGCGAAGGAGACCCCCAGTGGCAGCACATAAAGGACGTGGTTAAAGAACAGCTAGAGAAAGCAGGACTGAAGGCAGAAG GTAAAATTGAGGTGAAGATCTTGACGCGAAAAAATGCAGAGGAGGCAGGTGATCAGTGGCTGACTGAAGAAGATACAAAGTCCTTCAGGGAGCTCCTCATAAATCTCCTG ACTGGAGGCACAGAAGAGGTTTACAAAGAACAAAAGAGGCAGCAGGACTTGGAGAACAACTATAGGTTTGTGTGGGGAGAGTCCCAGGAGGAGTCACAGTCATCCAGCGCCTCTGACTCAGACGACGTGGACATATGA
- the os9 gene encoding protein OS-9 isoform X2 produces the protein MAASLVRWLERLYAFLLICPLCIPAFLNLEELNEMKYGIQILPDPVMLGQTKTEEVMMVSSKYKQLYECRLPAQAVRFHQDPASEPDSQGYTGPDIPDLLSPMHNAQCLVKTKDWWTYEFCHGQHIRQYHLEDTEIKGDILFLGYYESEFDWSNETAKASKQHRLKRYHSQTYVNGSKCDLNGNPRETEVRFVCEEGSGDYIVRVDEPQSCRYVLTIHTSRTCQHPFLRPPSTAKPQGIVCQPALSAQQYMDYVKAQVSDTKRKVEQISEELRSLDEMLAGNEGTDGAVEVTAEETSPAPSDDPNQSDTKDTAEVFEGAGSEEAEDSDFWEGVTKPRSSKTTASQQENQEADGGYNSLTDNEAIDDGDEVEKFNFKIITDPADLMKFVQHLKESNRKKAQNQAKSQGEKPADDRVTEKLGEEDEDERLLQEFEDEMADLSVPSDKIDDIKEEMQKEFDNIINEAQQELETEGLKGEFDRTQATQTLETTLDKLLDHLEEKDVQDPEQQTAGVQRASDPTRGSPSLAPKQPGKIEVKILTRKNAEEAGDQWLTEEDTKSFRELLINLLTGGTEEVYKEQKRQQDLENNYRFVWGESQEESQSSSASDSDDVDI, from the exons ATGGCTGCTTCCTTAGTACGGTGGCTAGAAAGATTGTACGCTTTCTTGTTGATATGCCCCCTCTGTATTCCAGCCTTCTTGAATTTAGAGGAGCTGAATGAGATGAAATATGGAATTCAAATTCTCCCAGATCCCGTTATGTTGGGCCAG acaaagacagaggaggTTATGATGGTGTCCAGTAAGTACAAGCAGCTGTATGAGTGTCGACTTCCAGCCCAGGCCGTCCGGTTTCATCAGGACCCTGCCTCTGAGCCTGACTCACAAGGGTACACCGGGCCTGACATCCCAGACCTACTCAGTCCAATGCACAATGCTCAGTGTTTAGTGAAG ACGAAGGACTGGTGGACATATGAGTTCTGCCACGGTCAGCATATCAGACAGTACCACCTTGAAG ACACAGAAATCAAAGGAGACATTCTCTTCCTAGGTTATTATGAATCTGAATTTGATTGGAGCAATGAAACAGCAAAG GCCTCCAAACAGCACAGGCTAAAGCGCTACCACAGTCAGACCTATGTAAATGGCTCAAAGTGTGACCTAAATGGAAATCCCAGAGAGACTGAAGTCCGG TTTGTGTGTGAAGAAGGCTCCGGTGACTACATCGTCCGAGTGGATGAGCCTCAGTCGTGCCGCTATGTGCTGACAATTCACACCAGTCGCACCTGCCAGCATCCATTCCTGCGGCCACCATCCACTGCCAAGCCCCAGGGTATTGTGTGCCAGCCAGCACTAAGTGCCCAACAGTACATGGATTACGTCAAGGCTCAAGTCT CGGATACAAAGCGTAAAGTAGAGCAGATCTCAGAGGAGCTGAGGAGTCTTGATGAGATGTTGGCTGGTAATGAAGGGACAGATGGAGCAGTGGAAGTAACAGCAGAAGAGACATCACCTGCACCCAGTGATGACCCGAACCAGTCAGACACAAaag aTACTGCTGAAGTATTTGAGGGTGCCGGgtcagaggaggcagaagaTTCTGACTTCTGGGAGGGAGTTACAAAGCCAAGGAGTTCAAAAACAACTGCTTCTCAACAGGAGAATCAG GAAGCAGATGGTGGCTATAACTCACTTACAGACAATGAAGCCATAGATGATGGTGACGAAG TTGAAAAATTCAACTTTAAAATCATCACTGACCCAGCAGACCTGATGAAATTTGTCCAACATCTCAAAGAGAGTAACAGGAAG AAAGCACAAAACCAAGCCAAAAGTCAAGGAGAGAAACCGGCAGACGACAGGGTAACGGAGAAGCTCGGcgaggaagatgaagatgagCGCCTGCTACAGGAGTTTGAGGATGAGATGGCCGACCTCTCAGTGCCCTCTGATAAGATTGACGACATAAAGGAGGAAATGCAGAAAGAGTTTGACAACATCATAAATGAG GCCCAGCAGGAATTGGAGACAGAAGGTCTGAAAGGGGAGTTTGATCGCACTCAAGCAACACAGACACTGGAGACAACGCTGGACAAGCTCCTTGATCATTTGGAGGAGAAAGACGTCCAGGACCCAgagcagcaaacagcaggagTTCAAAGAGCCAGTGACCCCACCAGGGGGAGCCCCAGCCTGGCTCCCAAGCAGCCAG GTAAAATTGAGGTGAAGATCTTGACGCGAAAAAATGCAGAGGAGGCAGGTGATCAGTGGCTGACTGAAGAAGATACAAAGTCCTTCAGGGAGCTCCTCATAAATCTCCTG ACTGGAGGCACAGAAGAGGTTTACAAAGAACAAAAGAGGCAGCAGGACTTGGAGAACAACTATAGGTTTGTGTGGGGAGAGTCCCAGGAGGAGTCACAGTCATCCAGCGCCTCTGACTCAGACGACGTGGACATATGA